GGCGGCGGCGAGCCGCTCGTCTCCCCCGGCTGCGGGCTCACCTGCAAGCGGCGCGGCATCGAGGCCGAAGCCGCGCGCGGCGATCATGCCGGTCGTACCCGGTGCCAGGAGCGCGGTGCCGGGCGCGCGCCCGTCGACAGCCGTCAACGCCATGGGTCCCACCCCCAGTCAACCCTTCAACCCCCACCAAACCGCTTAACGAGCGGTTGCTACTTCACAACATACCCATAACAGCCGCCACAAATCATTAAATCTCTATTTGGTTCCGACGCCCATGTACTCCCACACGAGCTTGGACGAAAGCGAATTGGCGCCGGCGATCTGGCGATAGACGTCCACGGCCGGCGTCGGCACGCGCTTGAGCGCCGGATCGTTCAGGCCGTCCACCGAGTACAGCCCGAAACGAGGCGTCCAGTCGCCCCACTCGTAGTTGTCGGTGATCGACCAGTGGACGTAGCCCACGACCTTCGCGCCCTTCTGCATGGCCTGGCGCAGGTAGTAAAGGTGCTGGACCATGAAGGCCTCGCGGGTCCAGCCGTCGTCGCGCTTGCCAAGGTTCTTGGTCGCCAGGCCATTCTCGGCGATCAGGATCGGCTTGCGGTAGGTGTTCCAGAGGTTCGTGCACGCATCCTCCAGGCCCTTCGGGTAGACCGGCCACAGGTAGGGCTTGCGCGTGTTGAAGGCGGCCGACGCCGCGATTCCCCAGTAGTAGTCGATGGCGATGTAGTCGAGATGGCGTGCGCCGAGATCGTCGATGTAGGGGCCCGCCAGGTGTGGCGGCACCTCGCCGGCCAGAACGCCGACCTCCTCGGTCGTGCCCCATAGCTTCCCGGGATCGTACTTGGAAGGTTTCTCCGAGTAGACGTAGAACACGTTCGACGACACCTGGTTGCCGGGATCGACCTCGTGGAGCGCGTCGTACGCGGCGCGGTGGGCCGCCACGATGCCCTTGGATGCCCGGGCATACGGGCCCCAGCCGACGTTACCGGGCGGGAAGAAGCCGACGCCGTAGCTTCCCAGGGCCAGCACGTTCGGTTCGTTGATGGTGATCCAGTACTTGACCTTGCCCTTGAACTCCTGGGCGACGCGGCGGGCGTAGCGCGCGAAGTGCTTCGGCGTCTCGGGATTCTCGAACCCGTCGGGCGACAGGTCGCCGTCAAGCCATTCCGGATACACGAAATGCTGCAGCGTGAGGATCGGCTGCAAGCCCCTCGCCAGCGCCGCGTCGACTACCTTGCGATAGTGCGCCAGGGCCGCTTCGTCCCATTTCCCGGGCGTGGGTTCGATACGGCTCCACTCCACCGACATGCGGAAGGCATTGAGGCCCATGCCCTTGGCCAGATCGAGATCCTCGCCATAGCGATTCCAGAAATCCACCGCCTTCTTGCGGGGCGAACCGAGCTTGCCCTCGCGCTCCCAGGGCGCCCAGTTGGAAGGAGTCTCGCCGCCTTCCGACTGGAAACCGGCCGTCGCGACGCCCCACATGAAGCCAGGCGGGAACTTGCCGCCGAGGTTGACGTCGCTGGCGCCCAGATTCGCGTCGGAAGAGCCCAAGAGGCCGAATTGCTTCCCGCATCCGGCCGTCAGCAGGCCGGCGGCGATGGCCCAGGCCAGCGCGCGCCTCCTCCACGAATGCGCCATGCGTTAGTTATCTGTAAGGACGCCCTTAACCTTGCCCCGACATGTTATGTAAACCAGGCAAGCAGTTAACCAAGCTAAGCAACGTGCCCGGGTATAATCCCGCCGATGCAATGGGAGGCCCTGTACGGGCGGCCGGCCACGGATCTGGAAGGCTATGCCCTCGAGACCTTTCATGCCGCCTTTCGCGCGGCGCGGAAGATGTTCATCTGGCCGGACGTCCCGCCGGCCGCCCTGGCCGAGGCGCGCGCCAGCTTCCTGACTACCGAGGCCGACGATCTGCTGATCGCCCTCGCCGATGCCGCGGCAATGGGCCATGGCGGCCACCTGGGCTTCGCGGTGACGACCCGGGCCCTCTGGTGGCGCAACATCGGGCAGGCCCCGGCGACGGCCGCGTTCGCGAGCCTCCCGGACCCGGTGTGGCGGGGCACGTGGCTGGAGTTCGGTCCCGCGGGAGCGATCGACGTGCAGGCCGTGGACGGCGCCATGATCGAGGCGTTGCAGATCTGGGCGCGCGACCTGGCGGCGGCGACCCGGGAAGGCGTCCCCTGGGACTTCGTGCGCGGCTGGCACGTCCGGCACAAGGACGATGCCCGCGGGCCCTACACCTGGCGGGAAGTCGAAGCCCTGCTGCGCTCGGGCGCCTTGCTGCCCTACACGTCCGAAGCGCGCGGGCCGGGCCTCGCCGACTGGACTCCCATGGTGCGCATCGACGAAGTCAAGGGCATCCTCTCGGAGCTCAAATCGGCCGAGAGTGCGGCCGAACCCGTGCGCGAGGCGTCGCGGCGGGTCACCGCCCGCCCGCAGGAAGACGAGGCTCCCGTCAAGGTGGCGAAGCCCCGGAAGCCCGCAACCGCGCCGGCCAAGAAGGAAAAGACCGTCGGTCAGATGATCGACGGCCTGATCGCTTCGGTCCGGAAGCGGTTCGGGGGTTAGCCCGCAGCCCCCGCCTTCGCACGCGGCTCCAGGATCTCGCCCGCCTCGGGATGGATGTTGATGCCCAGTTCCGCATCGGTGAAGGAATCCACCTGGATGGCGTCCCAGCGGGCTTCCTCGGCTTCCTTGAGCTTGGTCACCTCGTCGGGCGTGACGACTCCCGCCTCGACGGCGCGGGCCGCCAGGGTGGCCGCCGGTTGCTTGGCTAGCTTGCCCGCCCGGACCGCGTCCTTGATCTTGCGGGCGACGCCGGCACCCTGCATGACCTTGTCGAGAGCGGACTCGAGGAGGCCGAACCCGGGCTCGCCCATTGGCGGGGAGTAGATGTCCCGCGACAGTTCGAGCCGCTCGTCCCTATCCTCCAGGATGGCCCGGGCCACCTTGGCGCCCAGGGCGTCGCTCGGGCGGCGGTACTTGCGGCCCAGTGGGAAGGCGCAGAGCCGCATGAGCGCGGCCACGCCCCTGTTGGGCATGTTGTCGATGATGCCCGAGAGGGCGTCCTGGACTTCGTAGAGCGCGTATTGGGTGCCCCAGAGCATGAACGGCAGATCCTGCTCGCGGCAGCCTTCGTCGTAGAAGCGCTTGCAGGTCGCCGACCCGATGTAGAGCCACGCCAGGGCGTCGGCGAAGCGCCCGCTGATCTTCTCGGCCCGCTTCAAGTTGGCCCCGAGGCTGGCCATGGCCAGGTCGGACATCATGACGAAGGCGGCCGACATGCGCGAGAAGCGCCCGAGTTGCTGGTCGAGGCGGTAGTTGGCCACGCCCGGCCTTGCGGTCGCCCCGTCCACCAGGCCGCGCACGAAGGCCCGGGCCAGATTGACGAAGATGAAGCCCGTGTGGCCCCAGAAGGCGCGGTCGAACGCCTTGACGTCGCGGGCCGCGACCGACTGCATCTCGGCCTGCACCCAGGGATGGCAACGGATGGCGCCCTGGCCGTAGATGATCAGGCAGCGTGTGAGGATGTTGGCGCCCTCGACGGTGATGCTGATGGGCGCCGAGATGTAGCCGCGGGCAAGCACGTTGCGGGGTCCCCGCGAGATGCCCGCGCCGCCCATCACGTCCATCGCGTCGTTCGTGAGCTGCCGCTGGGCCTCCGACAGGTAGCGCTTGACGATGGCCGACAGTACGGCCGGCTTCTCGCCGGCGTCGAGGGCTCCGAGGGTGAGCTTGCGCGCCCCGTCCATGAAGTAGGTGAAGCCCGCGATGCGGGCCAGTTGCTCCTCGATGCCCTCGAACTTGCCGATGGGCATGTCGAACTGCTCGCGGATGGTCGCATAGGCGCCCACGCCCCGGACGGCG
The nucleotide sequence above comes from Candidatus Tanganyikabacteria bacterium. Encoded proteins:
- a CDS encoding glycoside hydrolase family 1 protein, with product MAHSWRRRALAWAIAAGLLTAGCGKQFGLLGSSDANLGASDVNLGGKFPPGFMWGVATAGFQSEGGETPSNWAPWEREGKLGSPRKKAVDFWNRYGEDLDLAKGMGLNAFRMSVEWSRIEPTPGKWDEAALAHYRKVVDAALARGLQPILTLQHFVYPEWLDGDLSPDGFENPETPKHFARYARRVAQEFKGKVKYWITINEPNVLALGSYGVGFFPPGNVGWGPYARASKGIVAAHRAAYDALHEVDPGNQVSSNVFYVYSEKPSKYDPGKLWGTTEEVGVLAGEVPPHLAGPYIDDLGARHLDYIAIDYYWGIAASAAFNTRKPYLWPVYPKGLEDACTNLWNTYRKPILIAENGLATKNLGKRDDGWTREAFMVQHLYYLRQAMQKGAKVVGYVHWSITDNYEWGDWTPRFGLYSVDGLNDPALKRVPTPAVDVYRQIAGANSLSSKLVWEYMGVGTK
- a CDS encoding acyl-CoA dehydrogenase; translation: MVLVHAIGIAAALVIVAIGLLASGKPYLAWVLPGAAALWMWGYHSGFNQPALWVVGGAFVAAALLFGLRPLRMAILSKPLLGVMSKILPKMSDTERAALEAGTVWWDADLFTGSPNWRKLLDFRAKQLTDDERAFLEGPTEELCAMLNEWETDKNKDLPPHVWDFIRKKGFFGMIIPKEYGGLGFSSLANSSVVLKVSSRHSSAAVTVMVPNSLGPAELILHYGTDEQKKYYLPRLASGEDIPCFALTSPEAGSDAANTKSIGIVCKGMWEGQEVLGMRLTFDKRYITLSPVATILGLAFRLKDPDHLLGEKEDLGITCALVPPNLPGIDIGKRHDPLFNTFLNGPIWGKDVFVPLDYIIGGPKMAGQGWRMLMDCLAAGRGISLPATACAAGQSAVRGVGAYATIREQFDMPIGKFEGIEEQLARIAGFTYFMDGARKLTLGALDAGEKPAVLSAIVKRYLSEAQRQLTNDAMDVMGGAGISRGPRNVLARGYISAPISITVEGANILTRCLIIYGQGAIRCHPWVQAEMQSVAARDVKAFDRAFWGHTGFIFVNLARAFVRGLVDGATARPGVANYRLDQQLGRFSRMSAAFVMMSDLAMASLGANLKRAEKISGRFADALAWLYIGSATCKRFYDEGCREQDLPFMLWGTQYALYEVQDALSGIIDNMPNRGVAALMRLCAFPLGRKYRRPSDALGAKVARAILEDRDERLELSRDIYSPPMGEPGFGLLESALDKVMQGAGVARKIKDAVRAGKLAKQPAATLAARAVEAGVVTPDEVTKLKEAEEARWDAIQVDSFTDAELGINIHPEAGEILEPRAKAGAAG